The Nostoc sp. 'Peltigera membranacea cyanobiont' N6 genome contains the following window.
ATTCATTTTCCAAATCTTCTGAGTTTATCCAACGCAGACGCAGTTTGCCATAAGTGGAGATTGCAGCATGGTTTAGTGCTTCCACTACAGATAGGTAGGCATCACTTAACTGCACATATTTCCCAACGATGGCAATTTCTAGCTCATGCTTGGGAGTATGTAACCGTTGTACCAAGGTTTGCCACTGCGTCAAATCTGGTTTGCGTTGCTCCATTTGCAGCAATTTCAAGACTTGTTCTGCCATTCCTTCCCGTTCCAGATTCAGGGGTACTTCATAGATACTTTTGGCATCTTGGGAAGTAATGACGCATTCTTCGGGGACATCGCAAAATCCCGATAATTTTTGCTTTAATCCTTTGGGTAAGGGGCGATCGCTCCGACAAACTAAAATATCTGGTTGAATACCAATGGATCTCAGTTCTTTAACTGAATGCTGTGTTGGCTTAGTTTTCATTTCACCCGCAGAAGCAATCCACGGTACCAACGTTACATGCATATACAGTACATGCTGCCGTCCTACTTCTTTACGGAACTGGCGAATCGCTTCCAAAAACGGCAGTGATTCTATATCTCCCACCGTACCGCCAATTTCTGTAATTACTACAGATGGATTTGTACTTTTAGCAACTCGCAGAATTCGCTCTTTTATTTCATTGGTAATATGAGGAATAACCTGTACAGTGCCGCCATTGTAGTCTCCGCGCCGCTCTTTATTGATGACTGCCTGGTAAATCGAGCCAGTAGTCACACAATTCAAGCGCGACATTGAGGTATCAGTGAAGCGTTCGTAATGCCCCAAGTCCAAATCTGTCTCTGCACCATCTTGGGTAACAAATACTTCACCATGCTGAAAGGGACTCATCGTGCCAGGATCGATATTAATATAAGGGTCGAGTTTGAGAATTGACACCGAATATTCGCGCGACTTGAGCAAACGTCCTAGACTTGCTGCTACAATGCCCTTACCAATACTGGAAACTACGCCTCCAGTTACGAAAATAAACTTAGTCATAGTAGTTTGAATTTCTCATAACTTCTAAAAATACATCCCGTCATTGTGCCACAGTTGTTGTGGTGTAATCTTCTGTGATTTTGTCGTGAAAAAACTTTTAGGATTAGTAATATTAAGCTGTATTTTTACATCCTCCATAGCATTGGCAGAGCCATCTCTTGTAGTCGTTTTTCCCGAAACAAACTACCAGACGAGTTCCGAAAAAATCTTTTTTTTGGGAACTGCACCACCAGATGGTCAGGTTTTGATCAATAGTAAGCCAATTACTCGCAGCAAAGCCGGTCATTTTTCCCCTAGTTTCCCCTTGCAGTTGGGGGAGAATCTTTTTACTGTGCGTCGCCAAAATCAAGAACTTAAGATTAAGGTGATTCGGCTGAACACTAACCCGGAACTACCACAGGGGGTAGCCTTTGCGAAAGATTCTTTGACTCCCGCAGTTGACATTGCCAGATTACCGGGAGAACCAATTTGTTTTAGCGCGATCGCACCCCCTAACGCCAATGTCTCTGTAACCCTGGCTAATCAAACTATTGCTCTTTCACCCCAACCTCAACAGGCACAACTACCAAGTAATTTGGCAGCTTTAACAGGGCAAAATCAGCCTCATGCCCAGTCTAGCGTAGGCGATTATCAAGGTTGTACCACAGTGGCAACAGCTGCCGATCTGGGAAAACCTCAATTTCAACTAACGCTGAATGGCAAAACCATCGCTCAAACAGGATCTGGTAAAATTCAAATCCTTTCAAGAGCAGAGTTGCCAATTTCTGAGGTTACAGTAGAGTCAGGCGTTGCTCGCACTGGCCCAAGCACCGATTATTCTCGACTCACACCACTGCCCAAAGGCACACGTGCCACAGTAACAGGTAGAGAAGGTGAATGGTTACGCCTAGACTATGGTGCTTGGATTAATAGTCAGGAAACCCGCATTCTTCCTAATGCAATTCCGCCACAGACAATAATTCGCAGTGTCGGATACCGTCAACTCCCTGGTGCCACAGAGATAGTTTTCCCCTTACAAGTTCCCGTACCTGTGAGCGTGCAACAAAGTGAGCAAGCGATCGCTCTCACTCTTTACAATACCACTGCCCAAACTGACATTATTCGTCTGGATGATGACCCCCTAATTTCTCGCCTAGATTGGCAACAGGAAGCTCCAGAACGAGTAAAATACACCTTTAACCTCAAAAAAGCTCAACAGTGGGGATATAAGCTGAGATATGACGGTACAACCCTGGTTTTGGCTTTGCGTCATCCGCCTAAAATCGGGAACACAAGACGCAAGCCTTTAGCTAATTTCAAGATTGTACTCGATCCAGGGCATGGCGGTAAAGAAACTGGTGCCAGTGGCCCAACTGGATATTTAGAAAAAGATGTGAATTTGGTTGTATCTAAGTTGCTGCGAGACGATTTGGTGAAGCGAGGAGCAACAGTTGTGATGACGCGAGAAGACGATCGCGAACTTTCCCTAGCAGAACGTCAGGCAATTATTAGTCGAGAAGAACCTGCGATCGCACTTTCCATACATCACAATTCTCTACCCGATAATGGCGATGCCGAAAAAACCAAAGGATTCGGCACTTTTTGGTATCAACCCCAAGCCCACAACTTGGCAATGTTTTTACAGAAATATGTAGTTAAAAAACTTGGTAGACCTTCATACGGTGTGTTTTGGGATAACCTAGCGCTGACACGTCCGACAGCTGCGCCATCGGTGTTACTGGAATTGGGCTTTATGAGTAATCCTGATGAATTTGAGCAGGTAGTGAACCCAAAAGAACAGAAAAAAATGGCTGATGCGATCGCTCAGGGGATTACTGAGTGGTTTAAGAGTGTGCGGTAAACTTGGAGGTACTTTTCCCTGATTGTATTTGGTGGAGTGCAATGGCGAAGAAGAAATCAGGGATTTTTGAAGCCGTTCACGAAACGGCTACGGGGCTGCACAAGGCTGGACTGATGGATCAAACTACATTACGTTAATTCGATAGTCTGTGCTTGTCTGGGATTGAACCGCTAGAACCTAAGCAAATTAAGGAAATACGCGAATCATTGCCGAAAGCGAGACAGAGATTGTAGTGATTACTGTGTATACATTTTATTTTTGAGGAAAGTGACGCGATGAAAATTAGTTATGACCAAGAAACTGACTCTCTTTATATTCGCCTAGTCGATGGATATCATGAATGTCGTACTTTGCGATTCAATGATGAAATAGCACTAAATATTGGTGCGGGTGAAGTTTTAGTTGGTGTAGAAATTCTTGATGCAAAAGAGGTTATTGGATCGGGTCAGTTGCCACAAGTTGTTCTAGAAAATATCCCATTTCAGATTGTATCAACGGCAGCTTGAAACCATAGAAAGTCTAGTTCTGAAGTCACTTACAAAATTTAATCAGTATTTGATGGTGATAGATTAATTTAGAATGGGGTAAAAAATGGGCAATGAAAATAATGTTTATGTTAGTAGTGAGAATGTGTTTGCTGATTTAGGATTACCCAATCCCGAAGAAAGACTAGTCAAAGCCGAACTTGCCCGTAAAATTAGTGAGATAATTGCTGCTCGGAAATTAACACAAGTGCAAGCTGGTGAAATTTTAGGAATTGATCAGCCGAAAGTTTCTTCATTAATTAGAGGACGATTAAGCGGGTTTTCAATTGATAGATTGATTAACTATCTGAATAGTTTGGGTAATGATGTAGAAATCACAATTAAACCCAAACCTGAAAATCGCCCAATCGGACGTGAAACAGTAGTCTGTTAATAAAATTATTCCAGAAATGCGTGTGCTTTTTCATAAGTCTACTTTTGAATATTCTTTGGCAGCGTCAATATTCAGCGATCGCTATTTTTTAGCTAGTTCCTGCTCAATGTTGCGATCGGTCTTTGTTTAAGCTTTTTGACTTTTATAGATTTGTACTATATGCTACAATCTCAGGAAACGCTAAGAATTAACTATCGTTGCAACCGATAGCCGTGATTAAGGTTATCCGTAGTTTACTCTGTCGCGTAGGAGCTGCGGTTGAACTTAATTTTAGACCTTCTATATATATAAGTTAGTGAATTATTTGCAACTTACCTAGTAAGTAATGACTGTTAAAAATATCCTCTAGTACAACTTCGATATCTATGGAGAACCAAGACAAAGGCAACAAGAGAGAGATGCTTTATCGCAATTCTTTGTATCCTCATGCTGAGAGTATCTTTTCTTTTCGCCCTAAATCAGTAGAGGAAATTAAAGACGACTGTTTTATTGTAATTGATACTAATTCGTTACTGGTTCCCTATACGACAGGCAAAGCAAGTCTAGAACAAATAAATAAAATATATAGATTGCTAGTTGATAGTAATCGCTTAGTTATCCCCGGACAAGTAGCACGCGAGTTTGCAGAACATAGGGTCACGAAATTAAAAGATTTATATCAGCAAATATCAAGAAAAAAATCTTCACTGGCTTTAGGTAATTACCCATTAATGGAAGGATTAGAGCCATATCAAAAAGCTATTGAGATCGAAGAAAACTTAAATGATAAAATTCGTGAGTACAACAAATGTATAAGTGAGATATTGGAGAATATTAGCCAATGGTATTGGAATGATCCTGTCAGTGTTATGTACAGTTCTCTTTTTGCCCAAGAAGTTGTGCATGATATTGAAATTGATGAATCTCGGTTAAGACAAAGAATACAAAAGGATTGTGAGTATAAGCTTCCACCAGGATACAAAGATGCTAGAAAACCGGATGACGGAGCTGGTGATGTAATAATCTGGTACACAATTCTAGAACTTGGACAAAACCATAAAAAGAGTGTGATTTTCGTTTCCTTAGATCAAAAACCAGACTGGTGGAGTCAGAGCGAGGGTCGTCCACTATATCCTCGCTTTGAACTTATTGAAGAATTTCGTCGTGTCTCAGAAGGTCAATCTTTTCACATACTCAAATTCTCATCTTTTTTAGACTTATATGGGGCGAGCAAAGAAGTTATTGAAGAAGTCAGGAAAGAGGAAATTCAAGCTCGAATTGAACAGTTGCAGTCATCTCCTAAAACTAATTTAATACTACTGGCATCTGAAATAGAAAGAGAGCTTCGATACTTAATTGCTAGTATGGGACTTTTGGAGAAGTCTCAAGGTAGATTCTTAGCTGATGTCAAGCTTTTGGAACCTTATGGTTTTACTGAAATAGAAAAAGCTAATTACTTCTGGTCAGTACGTAATAAAAGTGTTCATGGGCAGGAGGTAGATTCAAATGATATTTCATTAGCAGTAGAGAGTGCTTTATCTCTTCTGGAAAGTCTTCAATCAATCCCGCATGAAGTTCATATAGTTTATCATCCAGGGGTTTTAGTCTATTCTGATCCAGACTGTACAAGAGTTCAAGAGTCTGTCAAAGCAGTAATACTTGAAACAAGAAGGCATCCAAGCGATGCTTTCGTTGGGTTTATTATTTTCCCGACAACTCTTACACGTTTTACAAAG
Protein-coding sequences here:
- a CDS encoding helix-turn-helix domain-containing protein, with protein sequence MGNENNVYVSSENVFADLGLPNPEERLVKAELARKISEIIAARKLTQVQAGEILGIDQPKVSSLIRGRLSGFSIDRLINYLNSLGNDVEITIKPKPENRPIGRETVVC
- a CDS encoding N-acetylmuramoyl-L-alanine amidase, translating into MKKLLGLVILSCIFTSSIALAEPSLVVVFPETNYQTSSEKIFFLGTAPPDGQVLINSKPITRSKAGHFSPSFPLQLGENLFTVRRQNQELKIKVIRLNTNPELPQGVAFAKDSLTPAVDIARLPGEPICFSAIAPPNANVSVTLANQTIALSPQPQQAQLPSNLAALTGQNQPHAQSSVGDYQGCTTVATAADLGKPQFQLTLNGKTIAQTGSGKIQILSRAELPISEVTVESGVARTGPSTDYSRLTPLPKGTRATVTGREGEWLRLDYGAWINSQETRILPNAIPPQTIIRSVGYRQLPGATEIVFPLQVPVPVSVQQSEQAIALTLYNTTAQTDIIRLDDDPLISRLDWQQEAPERVKYTFNLKKAQQWGYKLRYDGTTLVLALRHPPKIGNTRRKPLANFKIVLDPGHGGKETGASGPTGYLEKDVNLVVSKLLRDDLVKRGATVVMTREDDRELSLAERQAIISREEPAIALSIHHNSLPDNGDAEKTKGFGTFWYQPQAHNLAMFLQKYVVKKLGRPSYGVFWDNLALTRPTAAPSVLLELGFMSNPDEFEQVVNPKEQKKMADAIAQGITEWFKSVR
- a CDS encoding PIN domain-containing protein, whose protein sequence is MENQDKGNKREMLYRNSLYPHAESIFSFRPKSVEEIKDDCFIVIDTNSLLVPYTTGKASLEQINKIYRLLVDSNRLVIPGQVAREFAEHRVTKLKDLYQQISRKKSSLALGNYPLMEGLEPYQKAIEIEENLNDKIREYNKCISEILENISQWYWNDPVSVMYSSLFAQEVVHDIEIDESRLRQRIQKDCEYKLPPGYKDARKPDDGAGDVIIWYTILELGQNHKKSVIFVSLDQKPDWWSQSEGRPLYPRFELIEEFRRVSEGQSFHILKFSSFLDLYGASKEVIEEVRKEEIQARIEQLQSSPKTNLILLASEIERELRYLIASMGLLEKSQGRFLADVKLLEPYGFTEIEKANYFWSVRNKSVHGQEVDSNDISLAVESALSLLESLQSIPHEVHIVYHPGVLVYSDPDCTRVQESVKAVILETRRHPSDAFVGFIIFPTTLTRFTKGKIVSWEWNMNKVWEAAWYRDPDTNEIKSAWASSAEFVGRDLDNLR
- a CDS encoding DUF2283 domain-containing protein, which gives rise to MKISYDQETDSLYIRLVDGYHECRTLRFNDEIALNIGAGEVLVGVEILDAKEVIGSGQLPQVVLENIPFQIVSTAA
- a CDS encoding CTP synthase, encoding MTKFIFVTGGVVSSIGKGIVAASLGRLLKSREYSVSILKLDPYINIDPGTMSPFQHGEVFVTQDGAETDLDLGHYERFTDTSMSRLNCVTTGSIYQAVINKERRGDYNGGTVQVIPHITNEIKERILRVAKSTNPSVVITEIGGTVGDIESLPFLEAIRQFRKEVGRQHVLYMHVTLVPWIASAGEMKTKPTQHSVKELRSIGIQPDILVCRSDRPLPKGLKQKLSGFCDVPEECVITSQDAKSIYEVPLNLEREGMAEQVLKLLQMEQRKPDLTQWQTLVQRLHTPKHELEIAIVGKYVQLSDAYLSVVEALNHAAISTYGKLRLRWINSEDLENESAETHLGGVDGIVVPGGFGVRGVDGKIAAIKYARDRQIPFLGLCLGMQCSVIEWARNVRGLTDANSAEFDPHTTDPVINLLPGQQEVVDLGGTMRLGLYPCRVLPDTLAFKLYQEDVIYERHRHRYEFNNAYRDLLLKSGYVISGTSPDGQLVEIVELPKHPFFLACQFHPEFQSRPSSPHPLFKGFIQAAIALSLSVPGTPKPLEVS